The following proteins come from a genomic window of Hoplias malabaricus isolate fHopMal1 chromosome 15, fHopMal1.hap1, whole genome shotgun sequence:
- the rbm22 gene encoding pre-mRNA-splicing factor RBM22, whose translation MATSLGANTYNRQNWEDSDFPILCQTCLGENPYIRMTKEKYGKECKICARPFTVFRWCPGVRMRFKKTEVCQTCSKMKNVCQTCLLDLEYGLPIQVRDTGLSVKDEVPRSDVNKEYYTQNMEREIANSDGTRPVGALGKAPGSSDMLLKLARTTPYYKRNRPHICSFWVKGECRRGEECPYRHEKPTDPDDPLADQNIKDRYYGINDPVADKLLKRASTMPRLDPPEDKTITTLYIGGLGETITDSELRNHFYQFGEIRTITVVQRQQCAFIQFATRHAAETAAEKSFNKLIIHGRRLNVKWGRSQAARGKEKDGVNETGMRLEPVPGLPGALPPPPVSDDDTSANYFNLGPNSAPAVMSLGIPPPPGVAMPPPPGYGPPMYPSMDAMAPPMPPPMVMRPPGQVHYPSQDPQRMGAHAGRHGGP comes from the exons GACTTCCCTATTCTCTGTCAAACATGCTTGGGTGAGAACCCTTACATTCGAATG acCAAAGAAAAGTATGGGAAAGAGTGCAAG ATTTGTGCACGTCCCTTCACCGTGTTTCGCTGGTGCCCGGGTGTCAGGATGCGCTTTAAGAAGACTGAAGTGTGTCAGACATGCAGTAAAATGAAGAACGTATGTCAGACCTGCCTGCTGGATCTGGAATATG GGTTACCTATTCAGGTCAGAGACACAGGGTTATCTGTCAAAGACGAGGTGCCAAGATCTGACGTGAACAAAGAGTACTACACTCAGAACATGGAGAGAGAG ATTGCTAATTCTGATGGCACACGACCAGTAGGTGCACTAGGGAAGGCCCCTGGGTCCAGTGATATGCTGCTGAAATTGGCTCGTACTACGCCCTATTATAAGAGGAACAGACCACACATTTGTTCTTTCTGGGTGAAGGGAGAGTGCcggagaggagaggagtgtCCTTACAG GCATGAGAAGCCCACTGATCCAGATGACCCACTGGCTGACCAGAATATTAAGGACCGTTATTATGGCATCAATGACCCTGTGGCTGATAAGCTGTTGAAGCGAGCCTCTACCATGCCTAGACTTGACCCACCAGAGGACAAAACAATCACCACACTTTATATCGGCGGACTAGGAGAGACCATTACAGATTCAGAGCTCAG AAATCATTTCTACCAGTTTGGAGAGATTCGTACTATTACTGTAGTTCAGAGGCAGCAGTGTGCTTTCATCCAGTTTGCTACCCGTCATGCTGCAGAAACAGCTGCAGAGAAATCTTTCAACAAGCTCATCATCCATGGACGGCGCCTCAATGTCAAATGGGGCAG GTCCCAAGCAGCCAGAGGGAAGGAGAAAGACGGCGTGAATGAGACTGGAATGAGACTGGAGCCTGTACCAGGCCTCCCAGGAG ctcTGCCTCCACCCCCAGTGTCCGATGACGATACTTCAGCCAACTATTTTAACTTGGGCCCTAACAGTGCTCCTGCAGTCATGAGTTTAGGAATCCCTCCTCCACCTGGTGTAGCCATGCCTCCACCTCCAG GTTATGGTCCCCCTATGTACCCCTCTATGGATGCCATGGCCCCTCCCATGCCCCCTCCCATGGTCATGAGGCCACCTGGTCAGGTGCACTACCCTTCGCAGGATCCTCAGCGCATGGGTGCCCATGCTGGACGCCATGGAGGCCCCTAG
- the LOC136668368 gene encoding myozenin-2 — MRVVYTDLDKERQQQALALCLEAQGELLDLGKKISVPQDVMIEELKLKSNRGSRMFMERQKRVEKFTLESTGERSECPIHQEEAKVQQVDIKPPEKDKTGNPNILAPGYSGPLREVPHEKFNVTIVPKSYSSPWGKNNCDALIANLPEPPQKLTPASYKCFNRAPMPFEGTAGSVKTLPLPGFERLQAFTEPNLTWERMCDRPNFNRAPAGWKAQNAAETADL, encoded by the exons ATGCGTGTCGTATACACAGACCTGGATAAAGAGAGACAGCAGCAGGCCCTAGCGCTGTGCTTGGAGGCACAAGGAG AGCTTCTAGACCTGGGAAAGAAGATCAGTGTCCCTCAGGATGTGATGATAGAAGAGTTGAAGCTAAAATCAAATCGAGGCTCCAGAATGTTCATGGAGAGGCAGAAGCGAGTAGAGAAATTCACTTTGGAGAGTACTGGAGAAagatcagagtgt CCCATACATCAGGAGGAGGCAAAGGTCCAGCAGGTTGACATCAAACCGCCTGAGAAAGATAAAACTGGAAATCCAAATATTCTTGCACCAG GTTATTCTGGGCCTCTCAGGGAGGTTCCTCATGAGAAGTTCAATGTTACAATAGTACCCAAGTCCTACAGCTCACCCTGGGGAAAAAACAACTGTGATGCATTGATAGCTAATCTGCCAGAGCCTCCTCAGAAACTCACACCTGCCAGCTACAAATGCTTCAACAG GGCTCCAATGCCATTTGAAggaacagcaggtagtgtgaaGACGCTACCACTGCCTGGCTTTGAAAGGCTTCAAGCTTTCACAGAACCTAACCTCACCTGGGAGAGAATGTGTGACCGACCCAACTTCAATCGCGCACCTGCCGGCTGGAAAGCTCAGAACGCAGCAGAGACAGCTGATCTGTGA